A window of the Streptomyces sp. NBC_00250 genome harbors these coding sequences:
- a CDS encoding TOBE domain-containing protein, with protein MQSYTIGQAARLLGVSPDTARRWADGGRFATHRDENGRRLIDGRDLAAFSVEVGQSAQADDDMPYTSARNAFPGIVTAVKLGDIAAQVEIQAGPHRLVSLLTREAVEELGLEVGMQATARVKSTSVHIDRT; from the coding sequence ATGCAGTCCTACACCATCGGGCAGGCCGCGCGCCTGCTGGGAGTGAGTCCCGACACCGCACGCCGCTGGGCCGACGGCGGCCGGTTCGCCACCCATCGCGACGAGAACGGCCGGCGCCTCATCGACGGCCGTGACCTGGCCGCCTTCTCCGTCGAGGTCGGCCAGAGCGCCCAGGCGGACGACGACATGCCGTACACCTCGGCGCGCAACGCGTTCCCGGGCATCGTCACGGCGGTCAAGCTCGGCGACATCGCCGCGCAGGTGGAGATCCAGGCGGGCCCGCACCGGCTCGTGTCGCTCCTCACCCGCGAAGCGGTCGAGGAGCTGGGGCTGGAGGTCGGCATGCAGGCCACCGCGCGCGTGAAGTCGACGAGCGTGCACATCGACCGGACCTGA
- a CDS encoding Lrp/AsnC family transcriptional regulator produces MAVDELDTRILRLLIEQPRTSVREYARILGVARGTVQARIDRLERDGVITATGPVLSPAALGHPVLAFVHVEVTQGHLDEVGDALAAVPEIVEAFSITGGGDLLTRVVARDAGHLEDVIQRLIQLPGVVRTRTEIALRERVAHRLLPLVEAVGRRSGSA; encoded by the coding sequence ATGGCCGTGGACGAGCTCGACACCCGGATCCTGCGGCTGCTCATCGAGCAGCCGCGGACGAGCGTGCGGGAGTACGCGCGGATCCTGGGGGTGGCACGGGGCACCGTGCAGGCCAGGATCGACCGCCTGGAGCGCGACGGGGTGATCACCGCGACCGGTCCCGTCCTCTCCCCCGCCGCCCTGGGGCACCCGGTGCTCGCCTTCGTCCACGTCGAGGTGACCCAGGGGCATCTGGACGAGGTCGGCGACGCGCTCGCCGCGGTGCCGGAGATCGTGGAGGCCTTCTCGATCACCGGCGGCGGCGATCTGCTCACCCGGGTGGTCGCCCGCGACGCCGGGCACCTGGAGGACGTCATCCAGCGGCTCATCCAGCTGCCGGGGGTGGTCCGTACGCGCACCGAGATCGCCCTGCGGGAGCGGGTGGCGCACCGGCTGTTGCCGCTGGTCGAGGCGGTCGGACGACGGTCGGGTTCCGCCTGA
- a CDS encoding FAD-dependent oxidoreductase, with protein sequence MRRGSGNSYWTASAPPGAAHPALDGDLAADVVVVGAGIAGLCTARELVRAGADVVLLEADRIAAGVTGHTTGKLTSLHGLHYARLRRRQGAAAAALYADAQEEALRQVARVSAELDVDVEIEHRPAFTYTVDEGTVAEIREEADAAAEAGLRATTVTETGLPYPVAAAVRVEDQLQFHPRRFLLALADDFVAHGGRVHEGTRVTQLHEGAECRLTVEGGGTVHARDVVLATHFPLRCHSSLLVRLSVRRELVVAASVAERHAPYGMYLTFDEGTRSVRTAPLGEGRRLLIVAGEVFEPGSGGVNERYDRLEAWAHGHLPGFAEAPEVHRWAAQDVHTPDGLPCIGHEHPDTQHVHLATGFGGWGLSNGVAAGPLLAAHVTGAPRPAWTELVDPRRLLPVREVPGVVRQQATVARHYAAGLRTVRRCTHMGCELGFDEAEQTWECPCHGSRFAADGSVLQGPATRPLES encoded by the coding sequence ATGCGACGTGGATCCGGGAACTCCTACTGGACGGCGTCGGCGCCGCCCGGCGCCGCGCACCCGGCCCTCGACGGTGATCTTGCCGCCGACGTCGTCGTGGTGGGGGCCGGAATCGCCGGACTGTGCACGGCCCGCGAGCTGGTGCGCGCGGGTGCCGACGTGGTCCTGCTGGAGGCCGACCGGATCGCGGCCGGGGTGACCGGGCACACCACCGGCAAGCTGACGTCCCTGCACGGCCTCCACTACGCCCGCCTGCGCCGCCGCCAGGGCGCGGCGGCCGCGGCCCTGTACGCCGACGCCCAGGAGGAAGCCCTGCGCCAGGTGGCGCGGGTCTCCGCGGAACTGGACGTCGACGTCGAGATCGAACACCGGCCGGCGTTCACGTACACCGTCGACGAGGGGACCGTGGCGGAGATCCGCGAGGAGGCGGATGCCGCCGCGGAGGCGGGCCTGCGGGCGACCACCGTGACGGAGACCGGCCTCCCGTACCCGGTCGCGGCCGCCGTCCGGGTCGAGGACCAGCTGCAGTTCCATCCACGACGCTTCCTGCTCGCGCTGGCGGACGACTTCGTCGCGCACGGCGGCCGTGTCCACGAGGGCACCCGCGTCACCCAGCTCCACGAGGGCGCCGAATGCCGTCTCACGGTGGAGGGCGGCGGAACGGTCCATGCCCGGGACGTCGTCCTCGCCACCCACTTCCCGCTCCGCTGCCACAGCAGCCTGCTGGTGCGGCTCTCGGTGCGGCGCGAACTCGTCGTCGCCGCGTCCGTGGCGGAGCGCCACGCCCCGTACGGCATGTATCTGACGTTCGACGAAGGCACCCGGTCCGTGCGCACCGCCCCGCTGGGCGAGGGGCGACGGCTCCTGATCGTCGCGGGCGAGGTGTTCGAGCCGGGGAGCGGGGGCGTGAACGAGCGGTACGACCGTCTGGAGGCCTGGGCGCACGGGCACCTGCCGGGCTTCGCCGAGGCACCGGAGGTTCACCGATGGGCGGCCCAGGACGTCCACACGCCCGACGGGCTGCCCTGCATCGGCCACGAACACCCCGACACCCAGCACGTCCACCTCGCCACCGGCTTCGGCGGATGGGGTCTCAGCAACGGCGTCGCCGCCGGCCCGCTGCTGGCCGCGCACGTGACCGGCGCGCCGCGCCCGGCCTGGACGGAACTCGTCGACCCGCGCCGCCTGCTGCCGGTACGCGAGGTGCCCGGGGTCGTACGGCAGCAGGCCACGGTGGCGCGCCACTACGCGGCGGGCCTGCGGACCGTCCGGCGCTGCACCCACATGGGCTGCGAGCTGGGCTTCGACGAGGCCGAGCAGACATGGGAATGCCCCTGCCACGGCTCCCGCTTCGCAGCCGACGGCAGTGTCCTCCAGGGCCCGGCCACCCGGCCCCTGGAGAGTTGA
- a CDS encoding MerR family transcriptional regulator: MRIGELARRSGVSERSLRYYETQGLLRAERTPGGQRQYGEWAVDRVIRVQALYAAGLNSKKIAQLLPCMRDTDGAPSETATPQLVDELAAERDRINRMITDLVRSRDVLDEVIATAGVGLGTAVAQSHQSDRRSERTVPAPAATGSWTVSLR, from the coding sequence GTGCGAATCGGTGAACTGGCCCGCCGCAGTGGGGTGAGCGAGCGCTCGCTGCGCTACTACGAGACGCAGGGGCTGCTGAGGGCCGAGCGTACCCCGGGTGGCCAACGGCAGTACGGCGAGTGGGCGGTCGACCGGGTCATCCGCGTCCAGGCGCTCTACGCGGCGGGGCTGAACAGCAAGAAGATCGCGCAGCTGCTCCCCTGCATGCGCGACACGGACGGCGCCCCGAGCGAGACCGCGACACCACAGCTGGTCGACGAACTCGCCGCGGAACGAGACCGCATCAATCGAATGATCACTGATCTGGTCCGCTCCCGCGACGTCCTGGACGAGGTCATCGCCACGGCAGGGGTCGGCCTGGGTACCGCCGTGGCTCAGTCCCACCAGAGCGACCGTCGCAGCGAGCGGACCGTACCGGCGCCGGCGGCCACCGGGTCCTGGACCGTATCGCTGCGGTAG
- a CDS encoding alkene reductase, which translates to MTNSPVISRLFEPTRLGALHLPNRLVMAPMTRNRAAADGVPEPIMATYYAQRASAGLIIAEASTPNAVGLTYPHIPAIYNEAHVAGWRRVTDEVRAAGGRMFLQLQHGGRIGHPDNSGLTPVAPSPVPLPDTIHTPSGHQDAVVPRELSVEEIRSTVADFASAARNAVDAGFAGVEVHAANGYLLHQFMAGNTNHRTDAYGGSVAGRIRFVVEVVQAVADAIGPERVGLRIAPGLTVNGIDEGDTDEIYPALVDALADAGLAYLHVVFADPDQPLFQHIRKSWPGTLIANPVLGWGGPLPADGGRHAGERLLAAGADLIALGRSFLANPDLVERLRVDAPLNPVRDHGLMYTGGEAGYTDYPVLAGAHH; encoded by the coding sequence ATGACGAACTCCCCAGTGATCTCCCGCCTGTTCGAGCCCACCCGTCTCGGCGCCCTGCACCTGCCCAATCGCCTGGTGATGGCACCGATGACCCGCAACCGTGCCGCGGCCGACGGCGTTCCGGAGCCGATCATGGCCACCTACTACGCGCAGCGCGCTTCGGCGGGGCTGATCATCGCCGAAGCCTCCACCCCGAACGCGGTGGGCCTGACCTATCCGCACATTCCCGCCATCTACAACGAGGCGCACGTGGCGGGATGGCGGCGCGTCACCGACGAGGTGCGCGCCGCGGGCGGCCGGATGTTCCTGCAGTTGCAGCACGGCGGCCGGATCGGTCACCCCGACAACAGCGGCCTGACGCCGGTCGCGCCCTCGCCCGTGCCGCTCCCGGACACGATCCACACTCCGAGCGGACACCAGGACGCCGTGGTGCCCCGTGAGTTGAGCGTCGAGGAGATCCGCTCCACGGTGGCCGACTTCGCCTCCGCCGCCCGCAACGCCGTCGACGCGGGATTCGCCGGAGTGGAGGTGCACGCCGCCAACGGCTACCTCCTCCACCAGTTCATGGCGGGAAACACCAACCACCGCACCGACGCCTACGGCGGCTCGGTGGCCGGCCGCATCCGTTTCGTGGTCGAGGTGGTCCAGGCCGTCGCCGACGCGATCGGTCCCGAGCGGGTCGGCCTGCGCATCGCCCCCGGACTCACGGTCAACGGCATCGACGAGGGCGACACCGACGAGATCTACCCCGCGCTGGTCGACGCCCTGGCGGACGCCGGTCTCGCCTATCTGCACGTCGTCTTCGCCGACCCGGACCAGCCTCTCTTCCAGCACATCCGAAAGTCCTGGCCGGGCACGCTGATCGCCAATCCGGTGCTGGGCTGGGGAGGTCCGCTGCCCGCCGACGGCGGCAGGCACGCGGGCGAGCGGCTGCTGGCCGCCGGAGCCGACCTGATAGCGCTCGGCCGGTCGTTCCTCGCCAACCCCGACCTCGTCGAACGGCTGCGCGTCGACGCGCCGCTCAATCCGGTCCGGGACCACGGCCTCATGTACACGGGCGGCGAAGCCGGATACACCGACTATCCGGTGCTGGCCGGGGCTCACCACTGA
- a CDS encoding class I SAM-dependent methyltransferase: MKARTRDGSAGDVDYGTIGSGYSAYRRPDERIAQFVAESLGGARTVLNVGAGSGSYENVADAVTAVEPSASMRARRPPRLTRAVDAVAEDLPFADGEFDAAMTLFSVHQWSDVAAGLREMRRVTRGPVVVLTCDPASVRDFWLYEYAPGVLDTEARRYPPVDEIAAALGGTGTVEAVPIPLDCTDGFNEAYYGRPEMLLDPAARQACSAWSFVDDGVRERFDRTLRHDLASGTWDERFGALRVQPAYEGSLVIVRSTP, encoded by the coding sequence ATGAAGGCACGTACGCGCGACGGCAGCGCCGGTGATGTCGACTACGGCACGATCGGATCCGGCTACTCGGCCTACCGCAGGCCGGACGAGCGCATCGCCCAGTTCGTCGCGGAGTCCCTGGGTGGAGCCCGCACCGTGCTCAACGTCGGAGCGGGGTCCGGATCGTACGAGAACGTCGCCGACGCGGTGACGGCCGTCGAACCGTCCGCGTCGATGCGGGCCCGGCGGCCGCCTCGTCTCACCCGGGCCGTCGACGCCGTCGCCGAGGATCTGCCGTTCGCCGACGGCGAGTTCGACGCCGCGATGACGCTGTTCAGCGTGCACCAGTGGAGTGACGTGGCCGCCGGCCTCCGGGAGATGCGCCGGGTGACCCGCGGCCCCGTCGTCGTCCTCACCTGCGACCCCGCGTCGGTACGGGACTTCTGGCTGTACGAGTACGCGCCCGGGGTCCTCGACACGGAGGCCCGCCGCTACCCTCCCGTCGACGAGATCGCGGCCGCCCTGGGCGGAACGGGCACCGTCGAAGCCGTACCGATCCCGCTCGACTGCACCGACGGCTTCAACGAGGCGTACTACGGACGCCCCGAGATGCTCCTCGACCCGGCCGCCCGCCAGGCCTGCTCCGCCTGGAGCTTCGTCGACGACGGCGTCCGCGAGCGCTTCGACCGCACACTGCGCCACGATCTGGCCTCCGGGACGTGGGACGAGCGTTTCGGTGCCCTCCGCGTCCAGCCGGCGTACGAGGGCTCGCTCGTCATCGTGCGGTCCACTCCCTGA
- a CDS encoding methyltransferase domain-containing protein, with product MRLRPGGRALDLGCGTGRVMPALRAQVGPTGRVMGIDVTPAMPASAARQVRGRRRPLPRPGRTPWMIDVYDRPRLSVPPIRGTTFA from the coding sequence ATGCGACTGCGGCCGGGGGGCCGGGCGCTGGACCTCGGGTGCGGTACCGGGCGGGTCATGCCGGCGCTGCGGGCGCAGGTCGGGCCGACGGGCCGGGTGATGGGCATCGACGTCACGCCGGCCATGCCGGCTTCCGCCGCCCGGCAAGTACGAGGACGCCGCCGGCCACTTCCTCGCCCGGGCCGTACCCCGTGGATGATCGACGTGTACGACCGTCCCCGACTGTCGGTACCTCCAATTCGCGGCACCACATTTGCATAG
- a CDS encoding TOBE domain-containing protein: MTLSIRNQLPGTVTSVTAGEAMASVKVRLAGGQDITAAITADAVKDLGLAEGSAVKALVKSTEVALATGPVEGISIRNQLAGSVTEVATGGAMGSVKVSVEGGELTAAITKDAVEDLGLAAGTSVVALIKSTEISLASA; encoded by the coding sequence ATGACCCTGTCCATTCGTAACCAGCTCCCCGGCACCGTCACGTCCGTCACCGCGGGTGAGGCCATGGCCTCGGTGAAGGTGCGCCTGGCCGGCGGGCAGGACATCACCGCCGCGATCACCGCCGACGCCGTCAAGGACCTGGGACTGGCCGAGGGTTCCGCCGTCAAGGCGCTCGTGAAGTCCACCGAGGTCGCGCTCGCGACCGGCCCCGTGGAGGGCATCTCCATCCGCAACCAGCTCGCGGGATCCGTCACCGAGGTGGCCACCGGTGGAGCCATGGGCTCGGTGAAGGTCTCCGTCGAGGGCGGCGAGCTGACCGCCGCGATCACCAAGGACGCCGTCGAGGACCTCGGCCTGGCAGCCGGTACCTCCGTCGTCGCGCTGATCAAGTCGACCGAGATCTCCCTCGCCTCCGCCTGA
- a CDS encoding ABC transporter permease — protein MKRSGVRTPGARTPGARTPVALAVPALLAVAFLTLPLIGILVRTEWAELADHLTSPGTIEALRLSLVVSFWALGLSLVLGVPLAWLLARVSFPGKALVRSLVLLPMVLPPTVGGVALLLAFGRRGLLGPWFEDTFGITFPFHTSGAVIAATFVAMPFLVISLEGALGGLRPRYEETAASLGASPVRVFFTVTLPMVAPGLIAGAALTWARALGEFGATITFAGNLPGTTQTLPLQVYLLLQDEPEAATSVSLLLLAIAMGVLIALRGRWTGTPSDRRTRPAPAVGPEDPAPVPQAPPVSKSVSVSVSEKSGESREAREAGASGESQESEQGAERWALHAEVTGFTHLTLDAEPGTTIAVVGPNGAGKTTLLRALLGLTPRAHAALRLGDTDVTALPPHRRHVAWVPQDGALFPHMSALANTAYGLRAQGVRRAEARREARSWLDRLGVGHLAHRRPTQLSGGQAQRVALARALAARPRLLVLDEPLAALDQTTRAHVRHTLRTHLAGFPGVCLIVTHDPVEAVSLATRVLVLDEGRALQDAPPVEVTRHPRSPWVARMLGRNAWPGIASAEGLALDGGGTLVAADPPPPGTPALAIVAPEAVSLHREKPTGSPRNVWPGTVREITASGSRLRVLITSEQAPDLVAEITPQAATELGLADGVSVWTSLKATEATIVPL, from the coding sequence ATGAAACGATCAGGCGTCCGCACACCCGGAGCCCGTACACCCGGAGCCCGCACGCCCGTCGCTCTGGCCGTACCGGCGCTCCTGGCCGTGGCGTTCCTGACGCTTCCTCTGATCGGCATCCTCGTGCGGACGGAGTGGGCCGAACTCGCCGACCACCTCACCTCTCCCGGGACGATCGAGGCGTTGCGGCTCTCTCTCGTCGTGTCGTTCTGGGCGCTGGGACTGTCACTGGTGCTCGGCGTCCCGCTCGCCTGGCTGCTGGCCCGGGTGTCCTTCCCCGGCAAGGCGCTCGTCCGTTCCCTCGTGCTGCTGCCCATGGTGCTGCCGCCCACCGTCGGCGGTGTGGCGCTGCTCCTCGCCTTCGGCCGGCGCGGACTGCTCGGCCCCTGGTTCGAAGACACCTTCGGCATCACCTTCCCGTTCCACACCTCCGGAGCGGTCATCGCGGCCACGTTCGTGGCCATGCCCTTCCTGGTCATCAGCCTCGAAGGGGCGCTCGGCGGACTGCGGCCGCGCTACGAGGAGACCGCGGCCTCGCTCGGCGCCTCGCCGGTACGGGTCTTCTTCACCGTCACGCTGCCCATGGTCGCCCCCGGTCTCATCGCGGGCGCGGCCCTCACCTGGGCACGGGCACTCGGCGAGTTCGGCGCCACGATCACCTTCGCCGGCAACCTCCCCGGCACCACCCAGACCCTCCCCCTCCAGGTCTACCTCCTGCTCCAGGACGAACCGGAAGCCGCCACCTCCGTCTCCCTCCTGCTGCTCGCCATCGCCATGGGTGTACTGATCGCCCTGCGCGGCCGCTGGACGGGAACCCCTTCGGACCGCCGTACGCGCCCCGCCCCGGCAGTCGGACCCGAGGATCCCGCGCCGGTCCCGCAGGCGCCCCCCGTGTCCAAGTCCGTGTCCGTGTCGGTCTCCGAGAAGTCCGGGGAGTCCCGAGAGGCCCGGGAGGCCGGAGCGTCCGGGGAGTCCCAGGAGTCCGAGCAGGGCGCCGAACGCTGGGCCCTCCACGCCGAGGTCACCGGTTTCACCCACCTCACCCTCGACGCCGAGCCCGGCACCACCATCGCCGTCGTCGGCCCCAACGGCGCCGGAAAGACCACCCTCCTGCGCGCCCTCCTCGGCCTCACTCCCCGCGCCCACGCCGCACTCCGGCTCGGTGACACCGACGTCACCGCCCTGCCCCCGCACCGACGGCATGTCGCCTGGGTCCCCCAGGACGGCGCGCTGTTCCCGCACATGAGCGCGCTGGCCAACACCGCGTACGGCCTCCGGGCCCAAGGAGTACGTCGAGCCGAGGCCCGCCGCGAGGCACGATCCTGGCTCGACCGGCTCGGCGTCGGCCACCTCGCCCACCGCCGGCCCACGCAGCTCTCCGGCGGCCAGGCCCAACGCGTCGCCCTGGCCCGCGCCCTGGCCGCACGCCCCCGGCTCCTCGTCCTCGACGAACCGCTCGCGGCCCTCGACCAGACCACCCGCGCCCACGTCCGCCACACCCTGCGCACCCACCTCGCCGGCTTCCCCGGCGTCTGCCTCATCGTCACCCACGACCCGGTCGAAGCCGTCTCCCTCGCCACTCGCGTCCTCGTCCTCGACGAAGGCCGCGCCCTCCAGGACGCCCCACCCGTGGAGGTCACCCGGCACCCACGCTCTCCCTGGGTCGCCCGCATGCTGGGCCGCAACGCCTGGCCCGGCATCGCCTCCGCCGAGGGGCTCGCCCTCGACGGAGGCGGCACTCTGGTCGCGGCCGACCCACCGCCGCCCGGCACCCCGGCGCTCGCGATCGTCGCGCCCGAGGCGGTCTCGCTCCACCGCGAGAAACCGACCGGCAGCCCCCGCAACGTCTGGCCCGGCACCGTACGCGAGATCACCGCGAGCGGCAGCCGGCTCCGGGTCCTGATCACCTCCGAGCAGGCCCCCGACCTCGTCGCCGAGATCACCCCGCAGGCGGCCACCGAACTCGGCCTCGCCGACGGGGTGTCCGTCTGGACCAGCCTCAAGGCGACCGAGGCGACGATCGTCCCCCTCTGA
- the modA gene encoding molybdate ABC transporter substrate-binding protein produces MSLALTATRRRTAAAVLTTALLVPLAACGNDEPKKNTGGSTASGAPSGAPAAQLTVLAAASLTDVFKTAGAAYEKSHPGTKITFSFAGSQELVAQVAQGSPADALVTADTKSMDKVKADTGTPVVIAKNRLVIATGEGNPFKVDELKDLADTKLKVVLAAPEVPAGKYSKKILDAQKITVKAVSQEPNVRAVLSKVELGEADAGLVYKTDAESAKDKVDAVEIPDDQNAVAQYPAATIKDSKNAEAAAAFVTWLSSPEAQKILQDAGFQKP; encoded by the coding sequence ATGTCTCTCGCCCTCACCGCCACCAGACGCCGCACCGCCGCCGCTGTCCTGACCACGGCCCTCCTCGTCCCGCTCGCCGCCTGCGGCAACGACGAGCCCAAGAAGAACACCGGCGGCTCCACGGCCTCCGGCGCACCCAGCGGCGCGCCCGCCGCCCAGCTGACCGTCCTCGCCGCCGCCTCACTCACCGACGTCTTCAAGACGGCCGGTGCCGCATACGAGAAGTCCCACCCCGGCACGAAGATCACCTTCTCCTTCGCCGGCTCCCAGGAACTCGTCGCACAGGTCGCGCAGGGCTCGCCCGCCGACGCCCTGGTCACCGCCGACACCAAGAGCATGGACAAGGTCAAGGCCGACACCGGCACCCCGGTCGTCATCGCCAAGAACCGGCTCGTCATCGCCACCGGCGAGGGCAACCCGTTCAAGGTCGACGAGCTCAAGGACCTCGCCGACACCAAGCTCAAGGTCGTCCTCGCCGCCCCCGAGGTCCCGGCCGGCAAGTACAGCAAGAAGATCCTCGACGCCCAGAAGATCACCGTGAAGGCGGTCTCCCAGGAGCCCAACGTCCGCGCCGTCCTCAGCAAGGTCGAGCTCGGCGAAGCCGACGCCGGGCTCGTCTACAAGACCGACGCGGAGAGCGCCAAGGACAAGGTCGACGCCGTCGAGATCCCCGACGACCAGAACGCCGTCGCCCAGTACCCGGCCGCCACGATCAAGGACTCCAAGAACGCCGAGGCCGCAGCCGCCTTCGTCACCTGGCTCTCCTCGCCCGAGGCGCAGAAGATCCTCCAGGACGCCGGCTTCCAGAAGCCGTAA
- a CDS encoding TOBE domain-containing protein codes for MQSYTIGQAARLLGVSPDTARRWADAGRIATHRDESGRRLIDGKSLAVFSAEIAQGGSGDDDASYTSVRNAFPGIVTAIKLGDVAAQVTIQAGPHRLVSLLTREAVEELGLEVGMQATARVKSTSVHIDRT; via the coding sequence ATGCAGTCCTACACGATCGGTCAGGCCGCTCGTCTGCTGGGCGTGAGCCCGGATACGGCGCGGCGCTGGGCGGACGCGGGAAGGATCGCGACCCACCGCGACGAGAGCGGTCGGCGCCTGATCGACGGCAAGTCGCTGGCCGTCTTCTCCGCGGAGATCGCGCAGGGCGGCAGTGGCGACGACGACGCGTCGTACACCTCGGTCCGGAACGCGTTCCCCGGCATCGTCACCGCGATCAAGCTCGGTGACGTCGCGGCCCAGGTCACGATCCAGGCCGGTCCGCATCGTCTCGTCTCGCTCCTCACCCGGGAGGCCGTGGAGGAGCTGGGTCTCGAAGTCGGCATGCAGGCCACCGCCCGCGTGAAGTCGACCAGCGTGCACATCGACCGCACCTGA
- a CDS encoding PucR family transcriptional regulator — MQVDHLLRLDRLDLSLVWGDEVLLGQEIGGVTATDLEDPARFLQPGEVVLSGLVWWTRDGDPAKTDRFVSALRDAGAVALLAGEETHGEVPVELADACREHRIALVAVPAHTSFRAITEAVYVRQWGELSRRPTDHHALPENVRVDLDRVLEGGASAGVLLERAFAHLGTPACYLLTGSGRTLARTSAAGELPARRAAEALRGTRGMTVRVDADDTAFDAWHLHLPEGNEVPPRVLHEIAELLGRHRRRLDRRRKERRQAYEELMALVGAAYGEVNGVENALGSCALPATGPYTVVVASLEPAGERTDGVAALTEALSHLPSAVFAVAERPGGEAMAVLAHEDGGEPDVRAVLGEVWPLLHACRPKAALHAGVGGPVGAPADLGRALTQARYALAAARTTAPAAALVAGLEDLRGLETLLAGIPTDVRTVYRDTVLGPLLQDDRASHAVLLETLEVFLRENCSWARTSEALHLHVNTVHYRIERIESLTGRDLSRLDHRLDLRAALLCR, encoded by the coding sequence ATGCAGGTCGATCATCTTCTCCGCCTGGACCGTCTCGACCTCTCCCTCGTCTGGGGTGACGAGGTGCTGCTCGGTCAGGAGATCGGTGGTGTGACGGCGACCGATCTGGAGGACCCGGCCCGGTTCCTTCAGCCGGGGGAGGTCGTCCTGAGCGGGCTGGTGTGGTGGACCCGGGACGGCGACCCGGCGAAGACCGACCGCTTCGTGTCGGCGCTGCGGGACGCCGGTGCGGTGGCCCTGCTGGCGGGGGAGGAGACCCACGGGGAGGTGCCCGTGGAGCTGGCGGATGCCTGCCGGGAGCACCGGATCGCGCTGGTCGCGGTGCCGGCCCATACGAGTTTCCGGGCGATCACCGAAGCGGTGTACGTGCGGCAGTGGGGCGAGCTGAGCCGCCGCCCCACGGACCACCACGCCCTGCCGGAGAACGTACGCGTCGACCTCGACCGCGTCCTGGAGGGCGGGGCGTCGGCCGGTGTTCTGCTGGAGCGCGCGTTCGCTCATCTGGGGACGCCCGCCTGCTACTTGCTGACCGGCAGCGGCCGTACCCTCGCCCGCACCAGCGCGGCGGGTGAACTGCCGGCGCGGCGGGCCGCGGAGGCGCTGCGGGGTACGCGCGGCATGACGGTCCGCGTCGACGCCGACGACACCGCGTTCGACGCCTGGCATCTGCACCTGCCGGAGGGCAACGAGGTGCCACCGCGGGTGCTGCACGAGATAGCCGAGCTCCTGGGCAGGCACCGCCGTCGTCTGGACCGGCGCCGGAAGGAGCGCAGGCAGGCCTACGAGGAGCTCATGGCGCTTGTCGGCGCGGCGTACGGCGAGGTCAACGGCGTGGAGAACGCGCTGGGTTCGTGCGCGCTGCCCGCCACCGGGCCCTACACCGTGGTGGTGGCGTCCCTGGAACCGGCGGGCGAGCGGACGGACGGGGTGGCCGCGCTCACGGAGGCGTTGAGTCATCTGCCGTCGGCCGTGTTCGCCGTCGCCGAGCGGCCGGGCGGTGAGGCGATGGCGGTCCTGGCGCACGAGGACGGCGGGGAGCCGGACGTGCGGGCGGTGCTGGGCGAGGTGTGGCCGCTGCTGCACGCCTGCCGCCCGAAGGCGGCTCTGCACGCCGGGGTCGGCGGGCCGGTCGGCGCTCCGGCCGACCTGGGCCGGGCCCTGACGCAGGCCCGCTATGCGCTCGCGGCGGCCCGTACGACGGCGCCGGCGGCTGCGCTCGTGGCGGGCCTGGAGGACCTGCGCGGACTGGAAACGCTCCTGGCGGGCATCCCCACCGACGTCCGCACCGTCTACCGCGACACCGTCCTGGGCCCGCTCCTGCAGGACGACCGGGCCTCGCATGCCGTGCTGTTGGAGACGCTGGAGGTCTTCCTGCGGGAGAACTGCTCCTGGGCGAGGACCTCCGAGGCCCTGCACCTGCACGTGAACACGGTCCACTACCGGATCGAGCGCATCGAGAGCCTCACCGGGCGGGATCTGTCCCGTTTGGACCATCGGCTGGATCTGCGGGCCGCGTTGCTGTGCCGCTGA
- a CDS encoding TOBE domain-containing protein, protein MSSYSIGQAARLLGVSSETVRRWADGGRLRVDRDGSGNRVVDGAGLARFAQERGAGLHAVPEDDVPTSVRNSFVGIVTAVHVDDVAAQVEIQAGPHRLVSLVTREAVEELALDVGVTVTARVKSTSVHIDLA, encoded by the coding sequence GTGTCGTCGTACAGCATTGGTCAGGCCGCTCGACTGCTCGGAGTGAGTTCCGAGACCGTTCGCCGGTGGGCGGACGGCGGTCGTCTGCGCGTGGACCGGGACGGCTCGGGCAACCGGGTGGTCGACGGAGCGGGGCTGGCGCGCTTCGCCCAGGAACGGGGAGCCGGCCTGCACGCGGTGCCCGAGGACGACGTGCCGACCTCGGTACGCAACTCGTTCGTCGGGATCGTCACCGCGGTACACGTCGACGACGTGGCCGCGCAGGTGGAGATCCAGGCGGGCCCGCACCGCCTCGTGTCCCTCGTGACACGCGAAGCCGTCGAGGAGCTCGCGCTCGACGTCGGCGTCACCGTCACCGCCCGCGTGAAGTCGACCAGCGTCCACATCGACCTCGCCTGA